A segment of the Nostoc sp. TCL26-01 genome:
ATTATCGACCAAGTACAAACAGCAATTGCTAATCTCGTCCAAGCGCCACGCCGTTTAGCTAATCGTACTGCTCAACGAGTCGCAGATTTTGGCACCAGTTTAGAAAATTATCTACGTCACACCAATAAAGAGGAACTCAATCCAGAAGGTATCAAACGCGATTTACAATTACTGCTGCGAGATCCCCGATTGGGAATTGGTAATTTAAGCGATCGCCTCTCTAAATTTGACCGTTCGACAATAGTAGCCTTACTATCGCAACGGGAAGATATCTCTGAGGCAGAAGCTAATCAAATTGCCGATCAAATTGAATCGGTACGTAACTCGATTGTTAGTCAATTACAACAAATCCAACAACGGGTACAGTCAGCAATTGATCAAATTTTTGACAGAATTCGTCAGTATCTCAACTCCCTCAATCGTCCAGAACTTAACTACGAGGGGATTCGAGAAGACTTTGCTAAATTATTTGACGATCCCCAAGCCGGGTTTGAGGCTTTGCGCGATCGCCTGAGTCAGTTCGACCGTGATACCCTAGTCGCTATCCTCAGTTCTCGTGAAGATATTTCCGAGTCCGATGTTAACCGTGTCATCGACCAAATCGAAGCCGCACGAGATAGTGTATTGCATCGCGCCGAACGCATCCAACAAGAAACCCAAAAACGCCTCAAAGCCGTCCGACATCAAGCTAAAAAACAAGTAGAAGCAACCAGAAAAACTGTTGCTAGTGCTGCTTGGTGGTTATTTGGTACAGCTTTATCTTCTCTAGTCGCTAGTGCAATTGCTGGTGCGATCGCTGTTACAGGTTAACTGACCTCTCTCCAAACCTCTCTCCTTGTAGGAGAAAGGCTTTGAATCTTGCTCCCCTTCCCTTGTAGGGAAGGGGTTGGGGGTTAGGTTTGTATTAGATTAAGACGGTGCGTTACTTCGTTAACGCACCCTACAAAAATAAAAATCTATCGCCACATTTAAAGCTTGCCACGCCACTACATTGAAAAACGCCATAATAAAAAACCTCGGTAGCAAACCGAGGCTAGAAGGAGAAGTCCAAATGTCAATGAAAGATACCGATACCGAATTCAGCGTTGATGAACCAACTAAAAACAAGAAGCCTATATCAAAGTAGTAACGTGTAGATTGTTACTACCTTTACTTAGTAAGTCTTGCTAACACAGCTGCGTCAAATGATTATCAGCAGCCACATGAATTCCTTGTTTGGTAACTCAATTGTTATCTTATGTAAATGATTGTAACAGAATCTTTACGAATCGATCAACAAGTTAATATTAACAAAAACAAATATTTAATATAAGTTTTATTTATAGATAAAAATAGTACTAGTAATACTCTTGACGACACATAGAAAATTATAAGAGCATCTGGTCACAAGCTAATAAAAATCTGGGTAATTATCAAAAATCTGGATCTGAAGAGTTAGTTAGCAGAGTGCATCAGTACGAATAATTCCTCAGTATTTTCAGATGCTATTTAACTGACACAATCTGCATATTTAATACTTTTTATACTTGAGTCATGCGTTTTTCTTTGAGATAGGTAAACACAGATTTATCTCCAATATCAGGAGGAATAGCTTGCACCGCTTTACGCACGGCAAACACTAGAAAGAAAATTGCCCAAATGCCTAACAGAACTTGTTCCCATTGAGTTGGTAAAATTCCTAGCAAATGACCCAACAACAAAAGGGGTACAGTTACGGTCAATATTTTAGTTTCTAGACGATGAAAACAAAAAGCTTCTTTAAAATAGATGCCTGTTAAAGCCGCGAAAGTAAAACCAACACCCAAAATAGTTAAGGGTTGGTTGTAGACAGTAACAGCAAAAGGTTGATCATCAAAATGAGCGATCGCTAATGCAGCAATGCTACCAATCAACCAAAACGCCTGCAATAGTCTATGCAACGGTGCGAGGTAAATATGAATAGTCAGCAAACTTACACCCAAGGCTAAAGTGAAGCAAGTATATAAAGGTGTCAGTGCTTGTAATACAGGGGGATGATTGTTGAATAAGACTAAAGCGCTGCCCACAGCAAAGCAAACAGCCGCTACCATTAAGCCAGCACGATAGATAATCACACCATTGCGATCGCTCTGATCAATAGTAAACTCCCCAAACTGACCTTGATAAACTTCTGGAACAGATATTGTTGATGTAGTCATAAGTAAATGGGTAATGGGTAATGGGTAAGAGTCATTGGTCATTATTTCTTCATTTTGAATTTTGAATTTTGAATTGATTTTGCACTCAGCACTCACTAATTACTTCTAGGGTATCTTGTAAGTCGAGTTGTAACTGTGTGTGTGCGTTACCGCTATTGATGGCAATTTCTATCCAGCCATGACTGCCAATTAAAGCTGTGGCTTCTCCAGGTTGGACATTACTATAGGTGTCACATCCTGGAATGATCAAACCATTAATTTTTACATACCATTTTTTGTCCTGGACGTAACTACCGGGAATATTGCTGACCAAGTTACCAAAGTAATCTATATATTGAATACAACCAATTGCACCAGTTGTTGTTTGCCTACAATGCTGAATATCTATCTGTACTAAGGCTGTGGTGTCGATTTCTTCTCCTAGCTGTTGGAGAGGGACACCACTAGCAAGATGAGCGCCGACTGGTGCAAAAATATCTCTACCGTGAAAAGTATTGCTAGGTTTGGGGATTCGCCAATATTGGGAATTAGTCAGTTCGACGGCAGCAATTGCTGGAGTTTGGGCTAATACACCACTAAAGATACCGTTATCTGGCCCCACTAGCAACCCATGAGCAAATTCTACTGCGATCGCTCGTCTTGTGCTACCCACACCTGGATCTACTATTGCCACGTGTATAGTTCCCTCTGGGAAGTAAGGATAGGCATTTAGCAAACAAAACCTAGCAGCAGCAAGATTTTGCGGTGGTATCTGATGGGTTAAGTCTACCACCTGCACATGAGGATTAATCTGCCAAATTACTCCTTTCATCACAGCAGCATAGACATCGCGATCGCCAAAATCGCTCAATAAAGTCAGAATTTGCTGATTTGATAACTTTTTTGAGATAAAACTCATCATAGGCGTACATAAAATCAAAAAAATCTGTAACAAAGACTACGAAAATTGTGTTATGTTAGGAATCACAGATATAAAGTAGAAAACTTAAAGAGGTTCAACTATGACTCAAAACAGACTCAAAGCAGGTAATGCTGCTCAAGAAGTACACAAACTCAATATTCAAAGAAATATCGAGCATCGCTTAGAAGTAGCGCGAGCTAAAGGTGATGAAAGGCTAGTTCGGCAGCTAGAAGCTGAATTAAGACAATTTGCTTAATTTTTCAGGTTCATTTGTTCATAGTGTTGTTGTGTTACCCCGCCTACGCGGGTTTTTTATTATTTTCTCTGTGTCTTTGTGGTTAAATAATATTTTTCTACCACAAAGGCACAGAGACACAGAGGAGACTCCCCACTCATCGTTAGAGGGTGTTGGAAAAGTTTCAGTAGGTATAAAAATGTCATTCTGACTGGAGCGGAG
Coding sequences within it:
- a CDS encoding DUF2301 domain-containing membrane protein, producing the protein MTTSTISVPEVYQGQFGEFTIDQSDRNGVIIYRAGLMVAAVCFAVGSALVLFNNHPPVLQALTPLYTCFTLALGVSLLTIHIYLAPLHRLLQAFWLIGSIAALAIAHFDDQPFAVTVYNQPLTILGVGFTFAALTGIYFKEAFCFHRLETKILTVTVPLLLLGHLLGILPTQWEQVLLGIWAIFFLVFAVRKAVQAIPPDIGDKSVFTYLKEKRMTQV
- a CDS encoding S-adenosyl-l-methionine hydroxide adenosyltransferase family protein, whose protein sequence is MMSFISKKLSNQQILTLLSDFGDRDVYAAVMKGVIWQINPHVQVVDLTHQIPPQNLAAARFCLLNAYPYFPEGTIHVAIVDPGVGSTRRAIAVEFAHGLLVGPDNGIFSGVLAQTPAIAAVELTNSQYWRIPKPSNTFHGRDIFAPVGAHLASGVPLQQLGEEIDTTALVQIDIQHCRQTTTGAIGCIQYIDYFGNLVSNIPGSYVQDKKWYVKINGLIIPGCDTYSNVQPGEATALIGSHGWIEIAINSGNAHTQLQLDLQDTLEVISEC